In the genome of Halobacterium noricense, one region contains:
- a CDS encoding SDR family oxidoreductase → MDSALVVGGTRFVGRHLVEELLAHDYRVTTFNRGKHDDPFAEDDRVHHVQGDRTDRKALLTAKREVEPDAVFDCVAYKPREVEHAIDVFGGVDAYVYVSSGSAYADEDVPKREDETTLESCTAEQATDDSMETYGARKAAGDRIVFEAAERGVNAMSVRPPVVYGPQDYTERLAYWVDRVAEHDEAVVPGDGTNLWQRVYVEDVARGLRLVAEEGEPGEAYNVGDRNAVTLDRMLDLIADALGTDIGRVYTSPRELDIVDLALEDFPLYRDYPHVLDTSKVEALGYESTPVEEAMAKTVDAHREHGRTGEEEGPDREDEERLLDVLGTV, encoded by the coding sequence ATGGATTCCGCGCTCGTGGTCGGCGGCACGCGCTTCGTCGGCCGCCACCTCGTGGAGGAACTGCTCGCCCACGACTACCGCGTCACGACGTTCAACCGCGGGAAGCACGACGACCCGTTCGCGGAGGACGACCGCGTCCACCACGTGCAGGGCGACCGCACCGACCGGAAGGCCCTGCTGACGGCGAAGCGGGAGGTCGAGCCCGACGCCGTCTTCGACTGCGTGGCGTACAAGCCCCGCGAGGTCGAGCACGCCATCGACGTCTTCGGCGGCGTCGACGCCTACGTTTACGTCTCTAGCGGCTCCGCGTACGCCGACGAGGACGTTCCCAAGCGCGAGGACGAGACGACGCTGGAGAGCTGTACCGCCGAGCAGGCGACCGACGACTCGATGGAGACGTACGGTGCGCGGAAGGCTGCCGGCGACCGCATCGTCTTCGAGGCCGCCGAGCGCGGGGTGAACGCGATGAGCGTGCGGCCGCCGGTCGTCTACGGCCCCCAAGACTACACCGAGCGCCTCGCGTACTGGGTTGATCGCGTCGCCGAGCACGATGAAGCCGTCGTCCCCGGGGACGGCACGAACCTCTGGCAGCGCGTCTACGTCGAGGACGTCGCCCGCGGCCTCCGGCTCGTCGCCGAGGAGGGCGAACCGGGCGAGGCGTACAACGTCGGCGACCGGAACGCGGTCACCCTCGACCGGATGCTCGACCTGATTGCGGACGCACTCGGAACGGACATCGGGCGCGTGTACACGAGCCCCCGGGAACTCGACATCGTCGACCTCGCCCTCGAGGACTTCCCGCTGTACCGCGACTACCCGCACGTGCTGGACACGTCGAAAGTCGAGGCACTGGGCTACGAGTCGACGCCCGTCGAAGAGGCGATGGCGAAGACCGTCGACGCCCACCGCGAGCACGGTCGTACCGGCGAGGAGGAAGGCCCCGACCGCGAGGACGAGGAGCGCCTCCTCGACGTGCTCGGGACGGTCTGA
- a CDS encoding lysylphosphatidylglycerol synthase domain-containing protein: protein MDFDRRRVAFRVVVAVAIAALLVTGVGWDRVLRNLRDANLAVYAFAPLGAALALLAGGEGTRVALGFPVWSVRGALARRAFYGAAIVRNFLPAGNVGGGGFVAYTVSRHGDVTVSEAIAGVAGWEFVMMVASAVVGGVGVLGVVAAGQDPAGTVGLFVAFGAVLAAIATAGVVLEAYREAVAAVVTRLALAFEPVLARVVPGHDVRLDAGRVRRGLDEFFATLSRLAADRSRFVTVLAAAHAAWLCWMIPLFVSLLAVGVVVSPAVVMVAVTVSGFARAVPLPAGIGPVDVALGGVLVALTPHSLGELASALVLYRSSMVLVQVMAGGLSLWTLDVAATGKLAD from the coding sequence CCTCCGCGACGCCAACCTCGCCGTCTACGCGTTCGCGCCGCTGGGGGCCGCGCTCGCGCTGCTCGCCGGCGGAGAGGGGACGCGGGTCGCGCTCGGCTTCCCAGTGTGGAGCGTGCGCGGTGCGCTCGCGCGGCGGGCGTTCTACGGCGCTGCCATCGTCCGGAACTTCCTCCCGGCCGGGAACGTCGGCGGCGGCGGGTTCGTCGCGTACACGGTGAGCCGCCACGGCGACGTCACCGTCAGCGAAGCCATCGCGGGCGTCGCCGGCTGGGAGTTCGTGATGATGGTCGCGTCCGCCGTCGTCGGCGGCGTCGGCGTGCTCGGTGTCGTCGCCGCTGGCCAGGACCCCGCGGGAACGGTCGGCCTGTTCGTCGCGTTCGGTGCGGTGCTGGCAGCCATCGCCACGGCCGGCGTCGTCCTCGAAGCCTACCGCGAGGCCGTCGCTGCCGTCGTCACCCGACTCGCACTCGCGTTCGAGCCCGTGTTGGCGCGCGTCGTTCCCGGCCACGACGTGCGCCTCGACGCCGGACGTGTGCGCCGCGGCCTCGACGAGTTTTTCGCGACGCTGAGCCGGCTCGCGGCGGACCGCTCGCGGTTCGTGACCGTGCTCGCCGCGGCTCACGCCGCGTGGCTCTGCTGGATGATTCCGCTGTTCGTGAGCCTGCTCGCGGTCGGCGTGGTGGTGTCGCCCGCAGTCGTGATGGTCGCGGTGACGGTCTCCGGATTCGCGCGCGCCGTCCCGCTGCCCGCCGGCATCGGCCCGGTGGACGTCGCGCTCGGCGGCGTGCTCGTCGCGCTCACGCCGCACTCGCTTGGCGAACTCGCGTCCGCGCTCGTGCTCTACCGGTCGAGCATGGTGCTCGTGCAGGTGATGGCCGGCGGGCTCTCGCTGTGGACGCTGGACGTCGCGGCGACCGGCAAACTCGCCGACTAG
- a CDS encoding NAD(P)-dependent glycerol-1-phosphate dehydrogenase, whose amino-acid sequence MFEKSKWIRLPRSVVLGHDVLSQTREVVVETHLTGRPLVVTSETPREVAADRIVAQFEAAGDDPEIVVVEEATFEAVEDVLDVARGMEVGYLVGVGGGKPIDIAKMASDHLNVGFVSVPTAASHDGIVSGRGSVPEGDTRHSVAAAPPVAVVADTGVIADAPWELTTAGCADIISNYTAVKDWRLANRLQNVPYSEYAGALSQMTAEMLVDSADSIKPELEESAWMVMKALVSSGVAMSIAGSSRPASGSEHLFSHQLDRIAPGKALHGHQVGVGSILAEYLHSGEQGEWRSVRDALASLDAPTTADGLGVTDEEVLEALTSAHEIRDRYTILGSGISEDAAVEAATRTGVI is encoded by the coding sequence ATGTTCGAGAAGTCGAAGTGGATACGCCTCCCGCGGAGCGTCGTGCTCGGCCACGACGTGCTCTCGCAGACCCGGGAGGTCGTCGTCGAGACCCACTTGACGGGGCGGCCGCTGGTCGTCACCAGCGAGACGCCCCGGGAGGTGGCCGCCGACCGCATCGTCGCGCAGTTCGAGGCCGCGGGTGACGACCCCGAAATCGTCGTCGTGGAGGAGGCGACCTTCGAGGCCGTCGAGGACGTGCTGGACGTCGCGCGCGGGATGGAGGTCGGCTACCTCGTCGGCGTCGGCGGCGGGAAGCCAATCGACATCGCGAAGATGGCCAGCGACCACCTCAACGTCGGGTTCGTGAGCGTGCCGACGGCGGCGAGCCACGACGGCATCGTCTCCGGGCGCGGGTCGGTGCCGGAGGGCGACACCCGCCACTCGGTCGCGGCAGCGCCGCCGGTCGCGGTCGTCGCGGACACGGGCGTTATCGCGGACGCGCCGTGGGAGTTAACGACTGCGGGCTGCGCGGACATCATCTCCAACTACACCGCGGTGAAGGACTGGCGGCTGGCGAACCGCCTCCAGAACGTGCCGTACAGCGAGTACGCGGGCGCGCTCAGTCAGATGACCGCGGAGATGCTCGTCGACAGCGCGGACTCCATCAAACCGGAGTTGGAGGAGTCCGCGTGGATGGTGATGAAGGCGCTGGTCTCCTCGGGGGTCGCCATGTCCATCGCGGGCTCCTCGCGGCCCGCGTCGGGGAGCGAGCACCTGTTCAGCCACCAACTCGACCGCATCGCGCCCGGGAAGGCACTCCACGGCCACCAGGTCGGCGTCGGCTCGATTCTCGCGGAGTACCTCCACTCGGGCGAGCAGGGCGAGTGGCGGTCGGTCCGGGACGCGCTGGCTTCCCTCGATGCGCCGACGACCGCGGACGGGCTCGGCGTCACCGACGAGGAAGTGCTGGAGGCGCTGACGTCCGCCCACGAGATTCGGGACCGCTACACGATTCTGGGGTCGGGCATCAGCGAGGACGCCGCCGTCGAGGCCGCGACGAGAACGGGCGTCATCTAG